In Juglans regia cultivar Chandler chromosome 13, Walnut 2.0, whole genome shotgun sequence, the DNA window TGGCCAAGCATATTAGCTAACTTTTACTACGCTGATGTGTATCATCTCTGGATGGTGGTCTTATATCTTGGTGTGCATCTTATACATCATCAAAATGTTAATTTTGCTGCAGAATTTAGTCAGAAGACAAGATTTTTATTGCCAATGATGCCAGAGAAGATGAGCTTCCATGTTACCAAAAGATTTAACTTGTTAATGGGATTTATGTCCTGATATTTATTTTGTGGTGATGAAGGTTTACCAACTTCTTGGGGACATCAAGCTTGAATTTGATGATTCGCATCTTACATATGCTGAAGAAACTTACCAAAGGGAGTTGGACTTGGATACTGCTACTGCAAGAGTAAAATATTCTGTGGGTGACGTAGAATTTATGAGGGAACATTTCGTTTCCCATCCAGACCAAGTGATTGTGACAAAGATTTCTGCCAGCAAGTTAGGGTCTCTATCATTTACAGTGCTTTTGGACAGCAAGTTACATCATCATTCACATGTAAATGGAAAAAATCAGATAATAATGGAAGGAAGTTGTCCTGGTAAACGAATCCCCCCTAAAgcgaatgaaaatgaaaatcctAAAGGAATTCAGTTTTCTGCAATCCTTGATTTACAGATAGGTGATGGCAGAGGGGCGATACAGGTTTTGGATGACAAGAGGTTAAGGGTAGAGGGTTCAGATTGGGCTGTCCTGCTTTTGATAGCTTCATCTTCATTTGTTGGGCCATTTACCAAGCCTGCAGATTCTAAGAAGGATCCCACTTCAGAGTCTCTCAGTGCATTAGAGCAAATAAAGAAATTGTCATACTCTAACCTTTATGCACGTCATTTGGATGACTATCAGAATCTTTTTCATCGTGTCTCGTTGCAGCTTTCAAAAAGCTCCAAGAGCCTCGTAGGAAATGGGTTTTTAAAGATGAAGAAAGTTATATCCTCTATAACTAATCCAGATTTCAAGGAAAGTGAGGATGTGACGATTTCAACTGCAGAGAGAGTTAAATCTTTCCAGACTGATGAAGATCCATCTTTGATAGAGCTCTTATTCCAGTATGGTCGATATCTACTTATATCTTGTTCTCGTCCTGGAACTCAGGTGGCAAACCTGCAGGGTATATGGAACAAAGATATTGAGCCTGCGTGGGAGTATGTTTTCCTCTCCCTCACCCTGCCCCACCCCATATATTAGTGTGCGATAATTTTCCTGAAACTGAGGAAGTTAATCTTTCTATAGGGACATAGGAAAGActgtaaaataataagataaaagtgtACATTCAAGGAAGATTATTCCAGTCTTCTCACTACATTTTTTCCTTCTGTAAACATGAATTAAACACATGATATGGTTAAATGTGCTCCCATTCGAGGATAgcatgtaaatataaaattttacctAATTTACATGGTACCTTCCAATTCTTGTGGCTATTtgcatctcattttttatttgtataattaCTTATTGGATCTCTGTTTTGTTCAGCGGTGCTCCTCATACAAACATTAATCTTCAAATGAACTATTGGCCTTCACTTCCTTGCAACCTTAGCGAGTGCCAGGAACCCTTGTTTGAGTACGTTTCCTATCTGTCAGTCAATGGGAGCAAAACTGCAAAAGTAAGATTTTCACTTTCTAGTGTAAAGTcctttcgatttttttttttttttttgtcaatgtATTTTATTCAAtgcatcaatattatttttacaggaACTTTTAATGGATGATTCACCTTAAGTAGAATAAATGAGGGGGACTTAAATTTACGTATGTATGGATAGTACAGGGCCTATAGGATGACCCTGTAGAAGGGGGTCTGTTTTGTTTATGATAcattatgattttattattcatcatatCATTCCGATGTGAAGTGATGGTGTATATTCCTTATTCATGAAACATTGACAGGCTTAAACCAGCACGAGTCCATAGAAAACTAGACCCTTGGTGGCCTCCTTGATCTTGTGTCACCAAGACAATTGATTTTGCtatcttttatataatcaagcataaagtttattatatatcacTGAATATTACAGGTgaatttacttatcaaaaaaaatattacaggtGAATTATGAAGCAAGTGGTTGGGTTGTCCATCAAGTGTCTGACATATGGGCAAAAACATCCCCTGATCGAGGTGAGGCTGTGTGGGCCTTATGGCCAATGGGAGGAGCATGGCTTTGTACCCATCTCTGGGAACATTATACTTACAAAATGGACAAAGTAAGTCCCTGTTCTATCCGTATGTTGTTTATTGCTAATGTGATCACAATGTTTGTTCATCATGAGAAGGAACATTAAACAGGAGCCGCACACAGCTTTTGAATTGGAAGAGACCATTTAATTGTTGTGGCATTTGAGAgtgtaaaaacaaaaagtcTAGACATTCCAAGTGAAGTATGTCCACTAAGCAAAGTCCTTTCGTAATCAATGTTAAGATTCTAGGAATTTTTAGAGTGGGAGGCAAGGCTTCTGAAGTGGTATAGAATGTCTGTATgactgtaaaatattttgttattgtaCTCTAATCATTGGACTATAAGGTAAGTAGAGACTAATTCGACACTTAATTCATTCCAGTCATGATAATAGACATGACCTATAAATTGTCTTGTTGCCTAGTTgaagatatgatgttttgacGTTTGActaattgaaaaaggaaaattctatataccatactacgatctcactttcatcccactaagtatgatgtgacacatatatcactattaaatgatcaaTTTATTGCATGCTTCTTTATCATATCTAATGATGATGAATGTGCTACATACTACtaagtatgatcaaaataggatgagagtgtggtgtataacattacttattaaaaaatgagaaatcagGGGCTTCATATATCGATACAATTGCAATATCAGTTTTCAATCCATATCATATATGACATGTTCTCAATGTTGGATATAATATCTGGTATTTATATGATTgctgatatttatttttgtataattaggattttctaaaaaataaggcGTATCCTTTGTTGGAAGGATGTGCATCATTTCTGTTGGATTGGTTGATTGAAGGCCATGGAGGATATCTGGAAACCAACCCGTCAACTTCTCCAGAGCACATGTTTATTGCTCCTGATGGTAAACCTGCCAGTGTGAGCTACTCATCAACCATGGACATGGCAATCATAAAAGAAGTTTTCTCTGCAATTGTTTCTGCTGCTGAGGTGAAGCTATTGAATAATTCCacttatcatcctcacacaccacacacttcacttattttaattttttttttcatttttcttataacaagtatgtagtgtatggatgataagtagaacaattcgattagtttaacaagaataaaataaaataataaataataaaaataataatttcaaaatatgtaaagtgtgtagtgtaggatgatgagtagcatcccTCGAAGCTATTATATGTTGGTTAAGTCAATTCTAATCTTTTATCTTTATAAGATCTATAATCTATTTACAAGTAATTTTCTGACAAACAGGTTTTGGGAAAGACTGAGGATGCTATTGTTAAAAGAGTCCGTGAGGCTCAACCTAGGCTATTACCAACAAAAATTGCTCGAGATGGTTCCATTATGGAATGGGTATGTTAATATCTTGATTCTAACTTCTCATATTTTTCTGGAAGCTGTCATCTTCTCGCATGCCTAGTGAAGTTCTTCAATGTATTGGAATGTCGAAATTCATTATAGGCCAGCAAATTCTCTGTTTTATGGCAGGCACAAGATTTTCAAGACCCAGACATTCACCATCGACATGTATCACACCTTTTTGGCCTCTTTCCCGGGCATACAATCAGTGTTGATAAAACTCCAGACTTATGTAAAGCGGCTGATTATACTCTCTACAAAAGAGGTTTGTATCTGACAACTGGATATTTAGGTGTCAAATTGCAGATCTTCCTATAAAACCATATCCATTGAGGTTTGCAGAGAAAGGCTTACCAAGGTCTAAGCTGGCGTCTGATGTTTCTCTTTCTCTACTCTTTTATTCGATGATTCTATCATCTACACCGTGTTTTTCCTCCTTGTCCATACTATCATCGTAATCTTATGGTAGTGTTGTTATGATCTCTTGACATGAAACAGGAGATGATGGTCCAGGATGGTCAACTACATGGAAAATTGCATTGTGGGCCCGTCTTCACAACAGTGAGCATGCCTATCGGATGGTCAAGCATTTGATTGACTTGGTAGATCCAGATCATGAAAGTAACTATGAAGGAGGACTATATAGTAACTTGTTCACTGCACACCCCCCTTTCCAGATTGATGCTAACTTTGGGTAAGTCACACTACATTATGcatatttaatatatacttCTATTACTAACATGTATATCacattgaaaagaaataaaaggttTCCTATTATAAATTCCATTCCCCTGATTGCAACAGTTCATTTTGCGGACAGTAGTTTTGTTTAATAAGTCATATACAGGAATTTTTCAACATATTAAGCATTTTCGCAACGTTGAAGtttaaattttggattcaaaCACTTGAGTTATGTGACCGAGTAATATATATTCGCTTAAAAGGTGGGGGGTGACGGTATAATCATCTGATATTGACGTTTGATTGAAATGGTACATGGGAGCTTTGCAGTAGTTATTTGATATGCATGCCACTTGAAGTAGATATCAGTTATGATTGACGATTCTGTAATTTTGTGGTGTTAGTTTTTCAGCAGCAGTTGCAGAAATGCTTGTCCAGAGCACCGTGAAGGATCTGTACTTACTTCCTGCTCTTCCCCGAGATAAATGGGCAAATGGTTGCGTAAAAGGATTGAAGGCGCGCGGTGGGGTGACAGTAAACATCTGCTGGAAGGAAGGAGATCTTCACGAAGTCGGCCTCTGGTCCAAGGAACAGAATTCTCTTACAAGATTGCATTACAGAGGAACTACGGTCACGGCAAATTTACCATCTGGCAGGGTTTATACATTCAATCGGCAATTAAAATGCGTTAAAGCGTGCTCTCTTTGAGAAGCAAGCGGCCTTTTCTTTTCGATTGCTAAGATCAAGCTTGATCTTTTGAAGAGCATTGAGTTCTATATCGCCAAAAAATTCCACAGAATGAAAAAATTCCCTTGTATTCTTTTGTCCGTCTTTCTCAATCATTCTTTTGGTCTGGATTTAACTCGATTCACCATGTCAGAGAATCTTCCAACgcattatttatttgttattaataacaGTTTCTTGCAAGAATTTACGACGTATGACTTGGattggattttcttttaaagCTTCAGAGGCTTGCGATCACCAGATCATGAAGGTCTTGAGCTTCTCTCTATCGCTGAGATTCTCTCGGGGCCGATCAAAATTTTCTGTcagtaaatagttttttttttcaaacaagcaTACCATAGATAAAATAAACGGTTACAAGATACAAGATTCAATAGGTTGAGTCTCAACAATCATCATAAACCAATACAACactggaaaaaataaaacaaagaaggATTTGGAATCAATGACTTGGTTCCACTCATTTCCCACAAAGAGAGgcctcttgaaataattttgacACAGTCTGATAAACAGACTATAAAACTACGATTGGAAGTCGCAGTGGATTGTTGTGTGCTGCATTTTGTTAGTCTGAATTGACTGACGGAGACTTTCACTACCTCTTCTTCTTGATCTTTAGTTAAGAAAAGCGAGAATctagaaaaataacaattagAAGATGGGTTGAATTGTCGACACATGACCGTCACTGGTTGTGGAGGCGTGTGTAGGCCATGCACCACCTTTGAATAGAAGATAAAGGTTGAATTTAAGAAATCCGAAACCATTGACTCTGATGGTGCCGTGCGTGACAGCAATAGACTCTCCCTGACCCGATAGTGCATTAGACGTATGCGCCACActtttaatcaattttgttcTTCCCTTCAAAGGATCGTGTGGTGCTCATAAGAGGCGGAAGACAATAGATCAG includes these proteins:
- the LOC108996389 gene encoding alpha-L-fucosidase 2-like; amino-acid sequence: MEDAEWVLVRPPAEKELWNPSLGDAETSKPLKLTFSGPAKHWTDAIPIGNGRLGAMIWGGVASETLQLNEDTLWTGTPGNYTNPNAPEALSQVRKLVDNDEFTEATAAAVKLSGTPSDVYQLLGDIKLEFDDSHLTYAEETYQRELDLDTATARVKYSVGDVEFMREHFVSHPDQVIVTKISASKLGSLSFTVLLDSKLHHHSHVNGKNQIIMEGSCPGKRIPPKANENENPKGIQFSAILDLQIGDGRGAIQVLDDKRLRVEGSDWAVLLLIASSSFVGPFTKPADSKKDPTSESLSALEQIKKLSYSNLYARHLDDYQNLFHRVSLQLSKSSKSLVGNGFLKMKKVISSITNPDFKESEDVTISTAERVKSFQTDEDPSLIELLFQYGRYLLISCSRPGTQVANLQGIWNKDIEPAWDGAPHTNINLQMNYWPSLPCNLSECQEPLFEYVSYLSVNGSKTAKVNYEASGWVVHQVSDIWAKTSPDRGEAVWALWPMGGAWLCTHLWEHYTYKMDKDFLKNKAYPLLEGCASFLLDWLIEGHGGYLETNPSTSPEHMFIAPDGKPASVSYSSTMDMAIIKEVFSAIVSAAEVLGKTEDAIVKRVREAQPRLLPTKIARDGSIMEWAQDFQDPDIHHRHVSHLFGLFPGHTISVDKTPDLCKAADYTLYKRGDDGPGWSTTWKIALWARLHNSEHAYRMVKHLIDLVDPDHESNYEGGLYSNLFTAHPPFQIDANFGFSAAVAEMLVQSTVKDLYLLPALPRDKWANGCVKGLKARGGVTVNICWKEGDLHEVGLWSKEQNSLTRLHYRGTTVTANLPSGRVYTFNRQLKCVKACSL